The Paroedura picta isolate Pp20150507F chromosome 17, Ppicta_v3.0, whole genome shotgun sequence genome contains the following window.
cacatccaacatggcttctctgatgtcctcatgtctggggcagggatgctctctcactctctttttttcatatataaattttgtttttgttttttaagaattgTACAAATCAGGTATACGTTATTTCCTCCAATTACAAAttttgtctggggcagggatgctctctctctctctctctctctctttcatatataaattttgtttttgttttttaagaattgTACAAATCAGGTATACGTTATTTCCTCCAATTACAAATTTTGAAATACCCCCGCTCTGTCttattggtgcttgggggggggccacagtggacctcctgaggggCCCTGGGTTCCGGCCACGGTGACGGAGTGAGGAGTGAAATAATTTCCTTTTCATTTCTGCAAAGAGAAACTCGGCGTCCCGAAATGTTTTGTAGTCAGGAGACTCCGCATTTACCGTATTTGGCTGTATCTTGAAATGTTGCCCATGTCAAActgaccccttctcatggctggaGCAACTGTGTATATCCTGCCTTTGTTTATGTTACCGGAGGATTGGGAAAGAACGGGAAAGTTGCCTTTTGCGACCTTCCCGGGAAGCTGGCATAGGGGGGGTCCAGTGGGacgtgcaagggggtggagaccccaggtgaTTGGCTTGACCCAAAAAGCATCGTCTTTCCCCACCTTCAATGGAACGTTATAAAGTCTCACGTGACCCTTGGTTCTGTACACAGATTTGGGAAaccccctgtgtctatatttctgctgcagtaaaaatataaaagaaagCTTTTTCTCTCTTGATTCTTTGGGATGGGCAAAAGGAACCCTAATTTGGCTGTTTGGCCAtcaactgtgtgacacagagtattggattGGAGgagctattggcctgatccaaggtGGCTTCTCTTACCTTCTTGTGTCTGGGCCAGTgttgttctgtcttcttggtttTTGGGGATCCAGAGTAGGAGGGATTCTGCGGTTCTGGCCCTCCTGGGGGACCTCCTTATGTCatctggattggatgggccattggcctgacccaggccGACCGTGTCTTATGGGGTTCCTTTTATGGACCAGCTAACAGGAAATCGATGGCTGGGAATTCTGGATTCTGAATTTTGCACGACCGTTTGTGCCTGTCGGGATTCTGAGCTTTGCAGCACGTTCTCTCGGATCTTTTAGAGAAAGGGACTTCTTAATTTCCTGGGCCTTTCTCCTCTCCAGGGCTGGACGTACGCTATTGACTTTCCGGCCACCTACACGAGGGACAAGAAGTGGAATTCCTGCGTCCGACGCAGGAGGTGGATCCGGTACCGGAGATACAAAGCTAGAGATTCCTGGGGAAAGGtctctttcttttaaaacttgtATCTGCATATACCTCTGCAGCAAGCGTTGTGTCCTCTAAACTGGAgatccgggttcgattccccgctcctccacgtgcagccagccgggtgaccttgggccagccgcagtcctgataaagctgttctcacggagcagtttctctcagcttcctcccagggtgtcttttgtggggagaggaagggaaaaggggtaGGTAAGCCGCttttgaaaagcggggtacataaaaccagctcttcttctctacaAGCAAGCGTGACCCAGGATTTTCTGCTATCCCAAATATTGAAGCCGCCAGTAAGGGTATAACCCTTGATTGTAATCTAGCATCGGCCTTGATTCCAAGCCCTTGAGGGCTGTTCAGTTAATACATTTAAAGAGTACTTCTGCAGACTCCAGGCGTTGTAACCCgtacaacaatcttgtgaggaagGCTTCGTTTACCTTCGTCttccaggtggggagggggctgagagagacaaagagagagaggagaagaagaagaagaagaagaagagttggttcttatatgccgcttttccctacctaaggaggctcaaagcggcttacagtcgccttccccttcctctccccacaaaagagagagagaacgctGGGTTTGGTTTCATTGGAGGGGGGCTTCAAGGGAACTTGCCCAGGGATCTGTCGTCCAGAGGGGTTTTCCAAGTGCAGAGAAAAGAGGGGCATCTTACAAGTGTTTCGGGAGGCAATTCCAAGCATTTGGGAGAAGTCATTTGAGGACGGTGCGAATGTCCACGTAGCTGGGCAGGTTTGCATTCTGAGGCCTGTTCGTAAGATGCAAAGTTTCCGAAGTGTGAATAACGTCAAGTTTTGCCCTGCTTTGTTCTGTCCACTTTAGATTCCATCCCAAGAGGATCCCAAACAGCTACCAGATCCCTTCAACGATCTCTCGATTGGAGGATGGGAGATCACGGACGAGCCCGTGGGGCGCTTGTCCGTCTGGGCGGTCAGCCTGCAAGGAAAGGTGAGGCCAGGGACTGAATTGTGGGCCAATCTAGGCTGATCCTGAGACCCTGCGTTCGCTCTGTGCGTTTGCATTTTAAAGGTTTGTCCATGGTGGAATATCTTTTGTTCTCGGGGGGTAGAAATTCAGAAGCCGTTTATTAGAACACGTACGGAACCTACAGAGTCAGGTCACTTTTCTGTCTAGTCcggcatcccgtctcacacagtggccaacgaggtcttctggaaggccaacaagagggcatagaTGCCAAGGCCTTCGTAAGAAtgtcagaagggccctgctggattacaccagtggtccatctagttcgacatcctgtctcacacagtggccagccagttcctctggagggccaacaacagggcatagaggccgagaccttcatgagaacttcagaagagccctgctggatcagaccaggggtccatctagtccaacctcccgtctcacacagtggccaaccagttcctctggagggccagcaacagggaatagacgttgaggccttcccctaataagaacctcaaaagagccctactggatgCTAATTGAGGTGGACTAAGGACCTTCTTAATTTGAAGCTCACGTTCTGCTCCGATGTCACAGGACCCTTCCCAACCTGTTGCTTGCATCTCAGATCTTTCCCAGGAGTGATATCCGAACTCTGCCTCCCCTCTCTTTATTTTCCGCAAGGTCTGGTTCAGAGAGAACGTCTGCCACCACAACCCGGAAGGTTCTTCGTGGTCTTTGACAGCCACCCCTGGGGAGGTCGTCCAGATCAGCTGTGGCCCGTACGATCTCCTCTGGGCAACACTGTGGGAAGGGCAGGCCATCGTGAGGGAAGGGATCGACCGGAATAACCCGCGAGGTCAGTACAGTTTCGGCGTTGGCTTCACCGTGTTATGCAGCAGAGTGTTTCTGAAATAATCGGCTTTTTTTAAATTTCGGCTTCggagagccagaatggtgtagcagttaagagcagtgcactctaatctggagaacagggtttgattctccactcatccacgtgcaggcagctgggcgaccttgggccagacagttctctcagagctcttattGGAGGACAGTTCTCTCtaagctctctctcagcctcatttacatcagacggtgtctgttgtggggagaggaagggagaggtgttcgTAAGCTGGTTTGGCACCCCCATTGGGTAATCAAAAGCGCAGTATTCAAAAAAtacccagctgttcttctttgCTTTTGATAGGGCTCTCGTGGAGCATCGTGCAGCCTCCTCTGCCGGAGAACGCCATCTCCCATGTCTCTGTGGGCGTGAACGTGGTGTGGGCAGTTACCAAGGACAACAAAGTAAGTGGGTCTGAGCAACGGGGCCGTAGACGTAACCCTCCACCGTCCTCCTGGTCATTGACATTCAAAATTTCCAATCTTCATGATCAcagaaggagaggaaaggaaaaagaagaagaaaaggaagaagagttggttcttatatgctgcttttctctacccgaaggagtctcaaaacagcttacaatcgccttccctttcctctccccacaacagacgccctgtgaaggagggaggtgaggctgagagagccctgagattactgaagaagaagaagaagagttggtccttatatgccgcttttctctacccgaaggagtctcaaagtggcttccagtcgccttccctttcctctccccacaacagacaccctgtgagggaggtgaagctgacagagccctgatattactgaagaagagttggtacttatatgccacttttctctacccgaaggagtctcaaagtggcttccagtcgccttccctttcctctccccacaacagacaccctgtgagggaggtgaggctgacagagccctgatattactgaagaagagttggtacttatatgccgcttttctctacccgaaggagtctcaaaggggcttccagtcgccttccctttcctctccccacaacagacaccctgtgagggaggtgaggctgacagagccctgatattactgaagaagagttggtacttatatgccgcttttctctacccgaaggagtctcaaaggggcttccagtcgccttccctttcctctccccacaacagaccccctgtggggcgggtgaggctgagagagccctgagattactgaagaagaagaagaagagttggttcttctatgccacttttctcttcctgaaggagtctcaaagcggcttacgtttgccttccctttcctctcccctcaacagactggATGGCAGGGCATGGCTCAGCTGCTTAACTCTGTTCGGACAAAAGTTCCTTGGAGGTTAGCCGTAATAGCTTAAGACCATTTGAGCTACACTCTGTCGAATATCCTTTCCCCAGGCGAACAGTCAAGAGGGCTATCCTCGCCACATCCTTCTCGCAATCCCCCTCAAGGGTCGTTCCGTTGTCTTCATCTTCCCTTGCATATCTGCTGCAAAGACATGCGGTGCTAGTCGCAGGATGTGTCCAGGCGGGGGGTGGGAGCAGCCAGTTCACCCACGTCAGCCACCGTGGCAGAATTAGCGGaatctctctctcatgcacaggTCTGGTTCAGACGAGGGGTCAACTCACACAATCCGTGCGGCACGAGCTGGATCGAGATGGTTGGGGAGATGACGACGGTGAACGTGGGGCTGAATGACCAGGTGAGGCTCCCCTAGGATCAGAAAAAGCCAGTCTGGGGCATCCGGACTCTTAAACCACCAACTAATGAATCTTcagactcaggggtagtcaacctgtggtcctccagatgtccatggactacaatgaccatgagcccctgccagcttgctggcaggggctcatggtcattgtagtccatgatggAGAGCCGCCCCTAACCCATCCTTTATTGAAAGCAGGTGGGCCAGATTTCTCTGAACCCGTACAGTGGTTGTCTTTTTTCTCCTCCCGGTGAGGAGACGGATCCAGCCAAGCCACCTACTCTCTCCCTCGCTCAGGTGTGGGGGATCAACTGCGAAGACCGAGCGGTTTATTTCCGGCAAGGGGTCACCCCGAGCGAGCTGAGCGGGAAAGCCTGGAAGGCGATCATTTGCGGCCGAGATACGGACCGCTCTCAGACCGGAAGCTCCACCAGTCTCCTCAGGTACCCCCAAAGgtctcaatggggaggggggcaggccacGTCGGGAAAGATCCGTGTAGCtcaagaggcagcgtggtgttgtggttaagtgcAGCGGCCCCTCATTTGgagagccggttttgattccccactcctcccctacatgcaaccagctgggtgaccttgggccagtcaccgttctctcagagctctctctggccCATGCCCCTTCCGGGACGTCGGCTGCCTTGAATCCCGTCACAGGAGGAGGACAGATACAAGTGATAAACAACGCTTCCCAGAATCACAACGGCCTTCGATCCAATATAcggtttccttttttcccccccctcctccaagcgCTGGCTGCTTCTTCACAGATGATATCAAGGAGCAAACGGGGTCACTCTTCCGGAGCGATGATCTTCCGTCCGATGCCGAGGGGCCCCTGGCCCTTGCCAACCCTTGTCTTCATGGCGCTGCCGGTGACGGAAGCGACGAGGCAGACCCAGTGGTGGATGAGGCCCCCTCTGAAGACGCTGGGTGCCCCTCGGAGGAGAAGCTCACCGCCGACCCAGAAGAGCCTTCCTCGGATCAGGTTCCCTGCCCGGCAGAACTGCAGTGGACGAACATCGACTTGAAGGAAGCCGCAAGGAGCCCGGCGCTTGCTGCTAGCGCGTTGGCAGAGACGTCTAGCTTGTCTTCCGTCGGCACGTTGCCCCTTGGTGTGGAGGATCGCTACGGGGCCGATGAGCATCCGTTGTGGGCCTGGGTCTCCGGCGGGGGCTGCCTGGTGGACACCCACACCTCCCTGAAGTGGTTCACGATACAGTCAGGTATGTGgatatttcttaaaatatttatattctaattTGTACCCTGCTCGTCCAAGTAGACCAGGGTCTCCAACCATTTTGAGCCTGTAGGCACATTATGGCATGGGAGAATGTacacagctgcaaaatggctgctgcagtaggctgagccaaccacaaaatggcttccacgggaggctgtcagccacaaaatggctgccacgggaagctgtcagccacaaaatggctgccacgggaagCTGTCagccaaaaaatggctgccacgggaggctAAGTCAATATCGTTTTTTGTTCCAGGCAATGTTATCTGCCCCTACTCCAGGTAGTTCCGCCATGTTCCTTGAAATTCTAACCACGTGTTTCTCCTTTTCGGCTCTCCAGGCTTGTCCTCCTCAGGGCAGTCCCTCTCTTTGTCCATCACCCCAGCACAGACCGCGGCGTGGCGCAAACAGATCTTCCAGCAGCTGGCGGAAAGAACCCGGCGGGAGTTGGAGAACTTCCGACACTACGAACAGGCTGTTGAGCAGGTGAAATGCCCCTCTTTTCCGATGCCCTGTCCATCTTCAAATGATATCTGTCTCTCTACGTTATAtttacctccctcccttcctgagaAGGGTTTTTCTGGTGCGATTTATTCCATTTGTATTTCAAATTTGGTTGTGCCGCCTTACATTTCCACTCCAACCCACCCCCGTGATGTGTTTCAGCGATAGGGCAGATGAAAACTCAAGTCCTTTCGGAGATTAAATCGGTCACAGTCAGCAAACTGCTGACTGAAACAGGAAGGACTAGACTGGTAAACAGAAGTGGAACTCCATTTTGATCCTTCCGCACTGAATGCAATTGTTTGATTATTCCACGCTTGCTTTCTTCATCTGCTTTAGAAACCTGAGGCCAGGGGTCTCCAGTGTGACCCCCATGGACACCTGATTACACCTGGCACCCCCCAAGAGCTTTTtgaaaatgggtggggccagatttttaaaacactCTAGCAGCAACTGCCACTTTGTAACTGACGGTGAGCTGCAGTACTTgcattgtggctggctccgcctccagtggcagccattttgtggctctgcctccaggcagccattttgtggctctgccTCCAGTGGCAGCGATTTTGTGGCTCcgcctccagtggcagccattttgtggctcctcctccagtggcagccattctgtggcagcATTCCAAAAGGCTCGCAGGcacaaaaagattggggacccccaTATTAGGACCAGGACCGGTTTTACCTGGCGTGGTGTGAGAACAAGGGAGTACCCGAAACCTGGCGACGGAGATTGCTTTGCCGTTTCCTGGCTTCTCTACCGAAAATGCtactttgctttgttttgtgCGTTTTTTACCCCCTATCTCTGTAGTCGGTGTGGGTCAAAACAGGCACCCTACAGTGGTGGAGGACCTGGAAGCCTTATAAGTGGACGGACGTCCGGGTGGCCCTGGAACAGTTCACGGGAAACGACGGGACGCGAGACAGCATCCTTTTCATCTATTACGTGCAGATGGAAGAGAAGAAGGTACAAGCAGGGCTTCCTCTAGAACAGGGCtccgtgagagctccccaggggctccctggcctctCCCCTCTATCTTGCCTTAATAGAAAGGagggaaccagccactttcaTTGGCCTAGAGGTGACATTCTTGCGTGGTTACTATACCTGGGAAAAGGGCGGATCctggtgtggccagctgacatcacttccggttcAGTTCTGGAGTTCTTCAAAGcctgtcaggggctcctcctctcgcttcctctccccacaacagacaccctgtgaggcaggtggggatgagagagctctgagagaactgctctgcgaggacAGCTCttagagatctgtgactggctcaagaccaGCCAGCTGGCCgcacgtggaggaggaacgggTAATCAAATCCGGCTTCCCAGACtcgtaaccacgacaccacgctgagTCAGACAGCCATTGTGGTCTTTCCGCAGTATCTCCACGTGTTCCTCAATGAAGTCACCATCTTGGTCGAGATCCTGAACGAAGCCAAGCACTCCTTCGCGCTCTACACCCCGGAAAGGACTAAGCAACGTTGGCCGATCCGTCTGGCGGCTGGCACCGAACAGGAAATGCACGACTGGGTGAGTCTGCCTCTGATAACCGTCTTTTTGACTTTAAATTATGTCTTTGTGTCTTGTTGGAGGAAGTGGGATTATCCACACCAACCATCGTGCggggagaaatattttgttttcatttgtgatAAAAAGCAGATCTTATTCTCCAtagttttttgttggtttgtttcgtGGAATTTTTTTGGGGGTAGGGCGGGGGTGCCAAGTTGACTTTCTTTGATTTGCTTTGACTTCCTTTGACACAGTGCATTGTGGGAGATGGAATGGGGCAGGGTTCATCATATTGAACTGACCAAAGATAACTCATCAGGTAATGATACGGGAGTTACAAGACCACAAGTATAAGCAGAGAGTGGGTCATTCACCACATAATGAAGATGCTTACCTGACACTGGGGGGCTTACAGAAAGAACAAGctaaggggtgggggggcgggaaacatagtaaaggaaataaaaatgtcaagattaaagattatttttaacaATAAGGTCAGGGTATAAAAGGATAACATCAATATTTATGGATAAAACCTtatcagaatcagaataaaaTTCACAATATATTATTTACATTTGTTAATGTTTACATTCATTATGTTATGTTTACGTTCATGCCTTCTGTTCCTTCTGTTCTACTGTTCCCTGCACACTCACCCCGAGACATCACAgcgaggggcggtatataaatcaaagaaacaAATATGCAGAACTAATCCAAAAATCAGAAATTTAGTTTAGAAGTTTACAGATCCTTATAATTTTATAACTGGACCCTTACGAGCCGTAAACACTGAGGCACGAAACTTGGCAACACCGCTCGAAATTGAACTGTTTTCATCTACCAAGAGTTGTCCGAGACACGTTCTAGCAGAAAATCctggaagatgagcatgtgaataagcctgagatggAGTGATTGCAGTTCCTAAACCGTGCAAACTCTTTTTTCGGTCTCCTCCCAGCTGGCTCTGCTGAGCACGTCCTGCTGTGAAAGCCGGCGGATCCAGGGTCCTCCGTCTCCTCAGGCCATTTGGTCGGTAACCTGCAAGGGAGACATCTTTGTCAGCGAGCCGACACCTGACCTGGAGGCCGTGGCACACCCCATGCCCTGTGACCAGATGTAAGACAACCCTGACTTCTGTGGCTCTTCAGAGAAGGAGAATATATTATAGATTACTAGGGGCAAAactcgttgcattcaggaatgcagcaaatgctagattggggggttggaagaactctgcagatggcctctccctccccccaggacctggaaaggctgcaggctggagacccctgggaagggaacacaccggcaggggcagctctcacgcggcagggaactgcagcctccgagcctcggagggaagtggaaggaggagggggtggtcaggggtgggggttggaaggtgattggctggccgctggacagacaggcaagccggttggaggaggaggcactcaggggcgggacagccgccctgagtgggtgttaagcgctgagtggcacttaagccatgagaccaagcccttaccagaaatattaagtggaacagatattaagaAGACTTTACTTTGCTTTTTTATAGTTGCCCGCTTAAGCATGGGACACTGAAGGTCTTCAGCCAATAACAgattaaatgttttgttttttgggttttaTAATATTTTTGGGGTTGttataatatatttttgtttttttaaaaagagtcaataacattaaaaggacacaaaaaaaagaaggagaagagttggagtTCTaaatctgcttttcactacccaaaagggtCCCCAAGTGCCATACaaaccccctttccttcctctcagcacaccctgtgaagtaggtggggctgagggagctctgaaagaactgctctgtgagaacagctctaagagaacggtgactggcccaaggtcacccagctggctgcatgcggaggaagagcagggaatcaaatctggttcttcagattaaactccattgatcttaaccactacactgtccTGGAACTACATAACAAATCACATGTAACAAAAAAATCATTATACTCTACCAGGTATAGAACATTAAATACTTCTGCCTGACGTCCCCTTCGTTACAATCCTCAAGACATTCACTGCAAAACACAACAGTCCTTACTTCAAACATTTCAAATTTCGCAACGGGCCTATTTTACAAGTATATTAACCTAGTCCACGTTACGTATTTCTTCATTCCTACACACTCAGCACAGCTTCCAATATACCCAAGTTCAAAAATGCAAGAGAAAGTCTATGATATAAAGATAGCGTTTGTTGAAAGCCCAGTTTCTTTATACTgttatattcaaaacttgtttttattctgtttctgcGTTGTAATGAGTTTAGATGCATTGCAATACAGTTTTTAGATTGTTTCTCATTCTAAGTTCCTTCTGCTTCCGTAATAAACGCTCCCAACTTTCCGCAGACTAAATGCTTTATCCAAACTTTCTGCATattcccagggaggggaggggcattcaGCGGATTCTCTTCTTCTCGTAGGTTCTGGCGACAGATCGGGGGGCATCTCCGCCTGGTCGAATCCAGCAGCTGTGGAATTGTGTGGGGTGTCGGGTATGACCACACCGCCTGGGTTTACACCGGAGGATATGGAGGTGGTTTCTTTTCAGGTAAGGGGTTTTACTTCCCCCCAGTCCAGCCCTCAGCGCCATCTGGCTTCCTTCGTTGTGACACAACACAGTGTCTCTCAGATACCTTTAATACCAATCCCTTTCAGGAGCCAGCAATTCAAATAGCCCAGCTTAGCTTGAATTTGTGAGAGTCCAGGAACGGGTGAACCTCGGTCagcacttgaatgggagaccactgagacaGACTGGGTTTGCTGTGTAAAGGAAGGAGATACCaaactttcttcttcctcttcttcttcttatttcgATCTATTTCCCGCCACGCCCAAATCTGGCTTGTGGCGGGGTACAGTTGTCCACAATAAAGCCTTGATAAAAGCCCATTGAaacccacagacaccctgtagatGGAGTCACCATGAACTCAaaaacctccctcccttccttccttccttgcttccttccttccttttccctgtgcctgtttctccttccttgcttccttccttccttcttccctccctccctcccttccttttgagAAAAAATAAGATGGACAAGCCCTTTGCAAGCCTTAAAACCTCCCTAAATTGGGTAAACTGCCTTGCGTCTCGGCAAGAAAAGTGAGCGGTAGATAAAACACTTTGCGACTTgcaaagcgtggtataaaacccAAAGAAGTAAGCCAGTTAAAACCTTGCCACGAAGTTGGGAGTGGCCACGGGAGAGGGATTCACGAGCGGTTTTGGTTCTTGCAGGCATGGCCAATGGCGCCGAGAACGT
Protein-coding sequences here:
- the TECPR1 gene encoding tectonin beta-propeller repeat-containing protein 1 isoform X1; translated protein: MASSGSLLWAVDIFGRVYTLSTAGQFWETCKNGQLEFKRLSAVKECCWGIACDHQVHVYVHSSDVPIRYQEETYENQRWNPVIGFCEKLLPSDRWQWSDVSGLKHQKLESFELPSPHWEWESDWYVDENFGGEPTEKGGWTYAIDFPATYTRDKKWNSCVRRRRWIRYRRYKARDSWGKIPSQEDPKQLPDPFNDLSIGGWEITDEPVGRLSVWAVSLQGKVWFRENVCHHNPEGSSWSLTATPGEVVQISCGPYDLLWATLWEGQAIVREGIDRNNPRGLSWSIVQPPLPENAISHVSVGVNVVWAVTKDNKVWFRRGVNSHNPCGTSWIEMVGEMTTVNVGLNDQVWGINCEDRAVYFRQGVTPSELSGKAWKAIICGRDTDRSQTGSSTSLLSAGCFFTDDIKEQTGSLFRSDDLPSDAEGPLALANPCLHGAAGDGSDEADPVVDEAPSEDAGCPSEEKLTADPEEPSSDQVPCPAELQWTNIDLKEAARSPALAASALAETSSLSSVGTLPLGVEDRYGADEHPLWAWVSGGGCLVDTHTSLKWFTIQSGLSSSGQSLSLSITPAQTAAWRKQIFQQLAERTRRELENFRHYEQAVEQSVWVKTGTLQWWRTWKPYKWTDVRVALEQFTGNDGTRDSILFIYYVQMEEKKYLHVFLNEVTILVEILNEAKHSFALYTPERTKQRWPIRLAAGTEQEMHDWLALLSTSCCESRRIQGPPSPQAIWSVTCKGDIFVSEPTPDLEAVAHPMPCDQMFWRQIGGHLRLVESSSCGIVWGVGYDHTAWVYTGGYGGGFFSGMANGAENVHAQSDVKSIYIYENQRWNPVTGYSSRGLPTDRYMWSDASGLQECTKVNTKPPSPQWSWVSDWAVDFSVSGGTDRDGWQYAADFPVSYHGHKTMKDFVRRRRWARKCKIVTSGPWLEVPPIALWDVSIIPESPTSQEDGVALWAISNKGDVLCRLNVSPQNPAGSSWLHVGTDQPFISVSIGGFHQVWAVARDGSAFYRGSVSPKKPEGDCWYHIRTPPKQKLKQVSVGRTAVYAVDKNGNLWYRQGISPNYPQGSSWEHISNNVRKVSVGPLDQVWVIADKVQGSHSLSCGTVCHRTGVQPMEPKGLSWDYGIGGGWEHVSVRGNATEFSKKASPETVAEHLAEPTDAKAGESDGRGDLPHSTLLVDEDPGVDRNAIQC
- the TECPR1 gene encoding tectonin beta-propeller repeat-containing protein 1 isoform X2; protein product: MASSGSLLWAVDIFGRVYTLSTAGQFWETCKNGQLEFKRLSAVKECCWGIACDHQVHVYVHSSDVPIRYQEETYENQRWNPVIGFCEKLLPSDRWQWSDVSGLKHQKLESFELPSPHWEWESDWYVDENFGGEPTEKGGWTYAIDFPATYTRDKKWNSCVRRRRWIRYRRYKARDSWGKIPSQEDPKQLPDPFNDLSIGGWEITDEPVGRLSVWAVSLQGKVWFRENVCHHNPEGSSWSLTATPGEVVQISCGPYDLLWATLWEGQAIVREGIDRNNPRGLSWSIVQPPLPENAISHVSVGVNVVWAVTKDNKVWFRRGVNSHNPCGTSWIEMVGEMTTVNVGLNDQVWGINCEDRAVYFRQGVTPSELSGKAWKAIICGRDTDRSQTGSSTSLLSAGCFFTDDIKEQTGSLFRSDDLPSDAEGPLALANPCLHGAAGDGSDEADPVVDEAPSEDAGCPSEEKLTADPEEPSSDQVPCPAELQWTNIDLKEAARSPALAASALAETSSLSSVGTLPLGVEDRYGADEHPLWAWVSGGGCLVDTHTSLKWFTIQSGLSSSGQSLSLSITPAQTAAWRKQIFQQLAERTRRELENFRHYEQAVEQSVWVKTGTLQWWRTWKPYKWTDVRVALEQFTGNDGTRDSILFIYYVQMEEKKYLHVFLNEVTILVEILNEAKHSFALYTPERTKQRWPIRLAAGTEQEMHDWLALLSTSCCESRRIQGPPSPQAIWSVTCKGDIFVSEPTPDLEAVAHPMPCDQMFWRQIGGHLRLVESSSCGIVWGVGYDHTAWVYTGGYGGGFFSGMANGAENVHAQSDVKSIYIYENQRWNPVTGYSSRGLPTDRYMWSDASGLQECTKVNTKPPSPQWSWVSDWAVDFSVSGGTDRDGWQYAADFPVSYHGHKTMKDFVRRRRWARKCKIVTSGPWLEVPPIALWDVSIIPESPTSQEDGVALWAISNKGDVLCRLNVSPQNPAGSSWLHVGTDQPFISVSIGGFHQVWAVARDGSAFYRGSVSPKKPEGDCWYHIRTPPKQKLKQVSVGRTAVYAVDKNGNLWYRQGISPNYPQGSSWEHISNNVRKVSVGPLDQVWVIADKVQGSHSLSCGTVCHRTGVQPMEPKGLSWDYGIGVT